The DNA segment ACCGACAGTGCGCAGCCGGCATTTTCAATAGTAATTCCGCCTCCTAATGTGACCGGTACTCTGCACATGGGACATGCACTAAATGCCACCCTGCAGGATACTCTTTGCCGGTGGAAACGGATGAAAGGTTTTAAAGTGTTGTGGATTCCCGGTACCGACCACGCCGGCATAGCCACCCAAAATGTTGTAGAAAAAAAACTTGACAAAGAAGGACTCAGCCGCCACAAACTTGGCCGGGATGAGTTCATTAGGAGGGTCTGGGAGTGGAAACACAGTTATGGCGGGCAGATAATTCACCAGTTAAAAAAACTTGGAGCCTCCTGTGACTGGACCAGAGAGCGTTTCACTCTGGATGAGGGGCTCTCAGAGGCTGTAACCGAGGTGTTTTTTACCCTCTTTGAAGAGGGGCTTATATACAGGGCACTGAGGCTTATCAACTGGTGTCCGCGCTGCTACACGGCTCTTTCCGACCTTGAAGCCGAACATGAGGAACTTGAGGGAAGACTTACCTACATAAAGTACCCGCTTGAGGATGAATCAGGGCACATTGTGGTGGCAACCACACGGCCTGAGACAATGCTTGGGGATACGGCTGTTGCCGTTAACTCAAGGGATGCCAGGTACCAGCACCTGATAGGGAAAAACCTGAAACTCCCGCTTACAAAAAGAATCATCCCCATTGTTGCCGACACGGAGGTTGATCCGGCCTTTGGCACCGGGGCTGTGAAGGTAACGCCCTCACATGATTTTAACGATGAGGGTATAGCCAAAAGACAGAATCCAAACTTACCTTTTGTTACGGTCATAGGGCTTGACGGTACAATGACACCGGATGCCGGACGCAGGTTTGCAGGCCTTGACAGATATGAGTGCAGAAAACTTGTCGTAGCTGACCTTAAAGAGAGGGGCCTTATTCAAAAAGAAGAAAAACATGTCCACTCTGTTGCAGCTTGTTACAGGTGTAAAACCATAATAGAGCCCCTTCCCACGGCCCAGTGGTACGTCAATGTTGCAGGCATGGCAAAAGACGCCATAGAGTCGGTCAGGGAAGGAAGGATTCGTATTATACCCGATGGATGGAAGAACAATTATTACTCATGGATGGAGGGCATAAGAGACTGGTGCATATCAAGGCAAATATGGTGGGGCCACAGAATCCCTATATGGTACTGTCCAAAGTGTAATGGCTCTGACGGTAAGCCTGGTGGTGAGTCCATATTTGTGGTTCTTTCAAAAAAAATGAGAGGACTAGCTGAGGGAAGCTATGCTCAGCTGACAGAGGCCGGTGTGCAGCATACCGATATAATTCAAAATGCCCAGAGTATCAGGATAGGAATAACGGTTAAACATTTTTCCGGCAGCAGCGCCCCACAGTGTTGTCCTCATTGCGGCAATGCTGACATTATCAGGGACCCGGACGTTTTAGACACGTGGTTTTCATCGGCGCTTTGGCCTTTTTCCACTATGGGGTGGCCTGAGAAAACCAAAGAGCTGAGAGAATTTTACCCGACAAGCGTCCTTGTCACAGCCTTTGATATTTTATTTTTTTGGGTGGCAAGGATGATAATGATGGGGTTGAAGTTTATGAAAGACAGTCCCTTTCATGACGTCTATATTCATGCCCTCATAAGGGATGAAAAGGGGCAGAAGATGAGTAAATCCAAGGGTAATGTGATTGATCCTTTGATTATGATAGATAAGTATGGCACTGACTCGTTCAGGTTTTCACTGGCGGCTTTTGCCGCCCAGGGCAGGGATATCAGGTTTTCAGAGGAAAGGGTGGAAGGCTACAAACACTTCATTAATAAACTCTGGAATGCCTCACGGTTTATTAATATTAATATTGAAAAATATGGATTTGATAGAAAACTAACTATTGAGGAAATTGAAAGACAACTCGGTGCTACAGAGCCTGCACAGATGCAGCTGCCGCAAAGGTGGATTATGAGCAGGCTGGCTTTTGCCGCCTCAGAGGTCAACAAAGGGCTCGATGAGTACAGGTTTAATGATGCAGCAAATGCCGTTTATCAATTTGTATGGTATGAGTTTTGCGATTGGTATATTGAAATGTCCAAGACGTCTTTTGAAAAGTCTTCAGGGATTGCCTCTGACACTTTAAAGTGCCTTCTTTACGTTCTTGACACCTCCCTCAGGCTTCTACATCCCCTTATGCCTTTTGTTACCGAGGAGATTTGGAACTCTTACCCGCATGAGGGAAAAACAATAATGCTCACTCCTTATCCCGACATGCTAAAACAGGATGAGGAGGCACAGCAGCAGATGGATTTCATAATAAATGCCATAACCGGCATCAGAAGCATCCGGGGTGAATTCAACATTTCTCCGTCAAAGAAAATTCCGGTTTTAATCAAGACTTTTTCACACACTGCAAAGGTAAATCTCTTAGCAAACAAAGATTTCATTGTAACTCTCACTAAGGCGGAAAGCCTTGAGATAGGGGATAGCATAGAAAAGACAAAGGGTTCGGTTACCTCGGTTAAGACGGATATGGAAATATACGTTCCCTTAAGCGGACTGTTTGACATTGACACAGAGGTTGATAGGCTTGATAAGGAACTAAAGAGGGTTGAGGAGGCTATCCACGGCTTAAACATAAAACTCTCCAATGAAGACTTTATAGAGCGTGCTCCTAAAGCTGTTGTCGATAAAGAGAGGCTGCGGTACAATGAGCATATTTTAAAGAGAGACCGAATACTGGAAAACATAAGTAGGCTTAAGGAAGCACGATGATACCACCTTCCGTGTCTGAGTTTATAAAAAAAGCCTTAGAAGAGGACATCGGCCATGGGGATATAACAACCATGTGCACCATTGATGAGGCAACAGAGGCGGAGGCTGTGGTGTTTGCCAAGGAGGATATGATTGTTGCCGGAATGCCTTTTTTCAGAGAGGTTTTCAAGGTTCTCGATACATCTGTAACAGTGGATGTCTTAGCAGATGAGGGCACAGCAGTGCAAAAGGGCGATAAAATAGCAATAGTCAGGGGTAAAACCGTCTCATTACTTACGGGGGAGAGATTAGCTCTTAACCTGATTCAGAGGTTATCGGGGATTGCAACTTTGACTGCAAAGTTTGTGTCTCAGGTCAAAGACCTTCCGGTTAAAATTCTTGATACGAGAAAGACCACACCCAATATGAGGTACATGGAAAAGTATGCTGTAACAATGGGAGGCGGGGCAAACCACAGGTTCGGACTCTATGACGGAGTGTTAATTAAAGACAACCATATAAAGGCCGCCGGAGGAATTACAAAGGCAGTGGCACGCGCAAAGAATACTCCGTTTTTGACAAAAACAGAGGTTGAGGTAAAAACCCTTGCACAACTCGATGAGGCGCTCAGTTGCGGCGTTGACGCCGTAATGTTGGATAATATGGATATTGAGCAGATGAAAGAGGCTGTCGGGGTTATCAGAGCAAAGAGCGGCAGTGTTGTCACTGAGGCCTCCGGCAATGTAAAACTTGAAAATGTAAGGGCAATAGCAGGGACCGGGGTTGACGTTATTTCAACAGGTTTTATTACACACTCGGCACAGGCTGTGGACATAAGTATGAAGATTATGTAAGTTTAGTTGATCCATTTGAAGTGGGGGCGGGGGTAGAGGTCCACGTCACGGTAGATTTTGAGGTGGTATTTAACTGTGTCACACAACTATTATGCTCTACAATTTCAAGGAGATACCTGAGGATTCGGCCCTTGTGGTTAAGGCTCTCCGGTATCCAGTGGTATGAATCTATTTTATCGTAGTCGTAAATAATATCAGCCGGGTTATCGTTACAGCGGCTCCATGCGGCTTTTCCCATTGCAGCACCGTTGAGAAGCTCCACGGCGTGGCCCTTAAATCTGCCCTGCATATGTTCATTTTCAGCCTGATATCTGAAATATCCGCAGGTAATCTCACCAATAAAAGCCGCCGCCTCTCGGTCTCTCCAAAACTGGTGATTTGAGGACGGAAAATCTTTTAATGGTTTATGAGTGTCATTTTTTGTAATGTTTACACGGTTTGAAGGCCCTTCCCAATCAAAAATATACCTGACTGTCCCTTTTTTTACCGGAAATCGTGCAAGTGCGCCTGTTGCTATCGTTATCCCTATAGAAAAAGACAAAATTCCCAGATTCTGAGAGTCAACTTCCGTCAGTTCTGAAAAAAAATCAATAGCACCCGCTAATTCTTCCTGATGCTTAGCACCCCAATAATCCTCAATGCCTCCTGTTTTACCACGCCCGCAAGGGTCATAATGAAGCACTATAAACCCTAAAGAGGCTACATCATCCGCCGTAACCTCAGTGTTGCCGTCATAATCTGTTCCACAGCTGCCACCGCCCGGCACAATTACCACGCCCGGATATTTCCCCTGCGGCTTACTCGCATCTATGGGCTTGTGCACATGGGCATAAACACGGTATGGCGCTCCGTACGATGGTTTAATATCTATCCATACCTGCTCAAAAACCGTTTTAAGCGGCTGCATTTGTAAAAACTCCGAAGGGAAAGCAGACCCTCCGGATATATGAAAGAAACCACCTGCCAAACGGTTGATAAAATCAAAAACACCCACCTGTGTACCGGTGTTAATTAATCATTGATAAAACCGTAGTTTTCCATCAGTGATTTCAGTTTTTTGGTATCAATGGGTTTTGTAAGATAATCGTTACAGCCGCCGCGGTAGTAAGCATCAAGTACATCTTTGGCGGAATCAAGGGCGGTTGTCATGATGATTTTAACCTCATCATTGGGTGTAATTCCCATCGCCTTTTCTTTGTCACGAATATTTTTTAACGCTTTTAACCCGTCAAGTTCAGGCATCATGATGTCAAGACAGATAAGATCATAGCCCTGTCCCTCATCCATAGCCAGCATGAAGGCCTCTACCGCCTCCGCCCCGTTTACTGTAACGTCCACATCCCCAAATGGTGTTAAAAAATGCTGCAACAATGTGCGACTTGTAAAGTCATCCTCTGCTATAAGTATCCTCATAAAGTGCTACCTCCATTCTTTAAATTATATAATAATTCCCGTCTATTTTCCTGCAGCATATTCTGTAACCGCCGCAATTAAATCTTTCATTTCTAATTCCATTTTAGTAAAAACAGAGCGCACCTTTTCCATGTCAGGTTTTCTTGCCGCTAATTCCATTCTTAACGCCTCATTTCTTACTAATGAGCCCCCGATATTGGCAGCCATGCCCTTTATGGTATGTGCCTGCGCCTCAATTGCACGGGCATCGGTACCTCTGATTAGTGCTTTTAACTTCTCTATCTGCTTTGGTGCATCATCTAAGAAAGCCGCACAAAGTTTTTTTAGCAACTCAACGTCCTCTCCCAGCCTACTTAAAGAATCCTCAACGTCAAAAGCAATAAGCTTTGGTTTTACAGCCCTGACCGCCTCACTGCGCCCTGCACTTTCAGTGGTCTCAACCGGAGCATATTTGTTTATGATTTCATAAAGCACACTTGCTGCAATGGGTTTGGATATGAAATCATTCATACCGGCCTCTATACATCTTTCCCTGTCGCCTTTCATCGCATGTGCCGTCATTGCTATTATCGTTATATCTTTGTTTATGCTTTTGTCTTTCCCACTTCTAATTATACCGGTAGCCTCAAAGCCGTCCATCTCAGGCATCTGAACATCCATAAAGACAAGATCGAAGCCATCGGTGCTCAGTTTCTCTAAAGCCTCCTTACCTGTGACGGCTGTTACTATCGTGTGTCCCTTCTTTTTCATTAATCTGACTGCCAGCTCCCGATTTACTACGTTATCTTCGGCAAGAAGTATTTTCATAGTCTTGTGTTTTTCCAGTGTGACCGTTGTTTCGGCAGTTAGTGTCTCACTCTGCTGTCCACTGAGAGCCAGGCACGTTGTCTCGGCAAATGCTTGATATTTTACCGGCATCGACAGTGTAACCGACACACCTATCTGGGCACATTTTGCTGCAAATCCAGGACTGAATCCGTAATTTAACATGATTATTTCAAGCTCAGGCCGGTTATTTTCTGATTTTATATCCATCACTGCACTAAGACCGTCGGAATCCCTTAACTCAGGCGATATTATAGCCAGATTTATCGGTGTTCCCGAGGCTGCTGCACGATTAAAAGCCTCTTGCATTTCAGAAACACTCTCAGCCTCATAGACGCTAAAACCACACCACTTTGACATATTCCTTAAAGCCTCTCTGCCTGATTCGTCAGAGTCGGCAATTAATACGGATTTACCGGAAAATACCCTTGCCAAACCTTTCTTAAGCTGAACCCCGTGCTCTGTAACGGCACGACAGACAATGGTGAAGCGAAAAGCCGTACCCACCCCTACAGTGCTGGTTACAGTTATAGTGCCGCCCATTAATGTAATGAGTTTTTTGGTTATCGTAAGACCCAATCCAGTACCGCCGTATTTCCTGGCCGTTGAACGGTCTGCCTGTGTGAAACTGTCAAAAATTGCCCCAATCCTTGATTTTGGTATGCCTATGCCGGTGTCAGTTATGGTACAACTCAGCATGACAGTGCCGTTTAACGCAACCGGCGCCCGCTCTTTGCTCATTTTAAGTGTTATACTACCCTTTTCTGTAAACTTTATAGCGTTACCGCAGATGTTTATGATTATCTGCCTTAATCTTGAAGGATCCCCTATTACAGTTACCGGAACGTCCGGCTCTATAATGCAGTGTAACTTTATCCCTTTTTTCTGGAACTGAACGCCCAGAGGATCAAGGGCTGATTCCACCGTGTCATAGAGATTAAATTCGGTACTGTCGAGCTCAAATTTGCCGGCTTCCATTTTAGAATAGTCAAGAACGCTGTTTAATAAATGCAACAGAGAATGCGCAGAATCTCTGACCATTTCAAGGTTACGTCTCTGTTCGGAAGACAATTCAGTTTCAAGGGTAAGCTCGGTCATGCCGATTATTCCATTCATTGGAGTTCTGAGCTCATGGCTGATACCGGCTATAAAATCACTTTTTGCAACATTGGCTGCCTCCGCCGTTTCTTTCTCTATTTTAAGCTGTGCCTCAGCTTGCTTTCTTGCGGTTATGTCGAAAGAAACCATGAGGTAGGAAGTCAGGTTCCCCTCTGCATCATAAAGAATATTGGTGTTTGTCGCCAAATCCATGTATGTCCCGTTATTTTTTCTGAAACGGTATTCTAAAGAAGAACGAAGCAGCTCATTTTTCTCGACTATTTGCATACATTTGCTAATATCATCAGGATGGATATAAGCCATTATGTCTGTATATAAAAGAGAGTCAACGGAGTAACCTGTATTTAAGGCAAAGGAATGATTAGCAAAAATGATTCGCCAGTTAGTGTCAATTTCCACCACAAAGTCACGCATGTTTTCCACAAGGTTCCTGTACTTATCTACGGAAACCGCTTGTGTCTCTTGCATATCTTCAGACTCCGCCACTTCACCCATTACCTGTAGAGTCCATCCTTTCAAATAATATACCGGCAACGCCGGTTGTCAAGCTCTCTTCTTGCCGGCATGGATAACAAACCGGCTATAGGTATGTTAGCATTTTTTTATAGTTTTTTTATAGTGCTGATGTAAATTGCACTAATTTTATAAAATGTTGTACTATAGAAATGGCTATGGCGGCTGAAAGCACTCTGATAGGGTTTTTAAATGACAAGGAATTCTCAATTCCCCTTGCACAGATACTATTGTTTGTTGCGGCAAATTCGATTTGTTTGCTTCTGGGAAAATTTCGTATGGGTCTTGTCATAACCTATTGTTTTGTTTTTTTCTGGGGGTATGTTTATAAGCGTGAATTCCTTATCGCTACATTTGAAAAAACTGAATGGGGTATGCCGCTCTATGCTTTTTTCGGTACATTCATCCTCATTATGGGCGCAATCGGCTTACTTAAAAAGGATTAGAATTGGTATTACATCTATGAACGCT comes from the Nitrospirae bacterium YQR-1 genome and includes:
- a CDS encoding valine--tRNA ligase, which gives rise to MEDTKKEPPKGYTPAEIEDKWYKFWLENNLFTPETDSAQPAFSIVIPPPNVTGTLHMGHALNATLQDTLCRWKRMKGFKVLWIPGTDHAGIATQNVVEKKLDKEGLSRHKLGRDEFIRRVWEWKHSYGGQIIHQLKKLGASCDWTRERFTLDEGLSEAVTEVFFTLFEEGLIYRALRLINWCPRCYTALSDLEAEHEELEGRLTYIKYPLEDESGHIVVATTRPETMLGDTAVAVNSRDARYQHLIGKNLKLPLTKRIIPIVADTEVDPAFGTGAVKVTPSHDFNDEGIAKRQNPNLPFVTVIGLDGTMTPDAGRRFAGLDRYECRKLVVADLKERGLIQKEEKHVHSVAACYRCKTIIEPLPTAQWYVNVAGMAKDAIESVREGRIRIIPDGWKNNYYSWMEGIRDWCISRQIWWGHRIPIWYCPKCNGSDGKPGGESIFVVLSKKMRGLAEGSYAQLTEAGVQHTDIIQNAQSIRIGITVKHFSGSSAPQCCPHCGNADIIRDPDVLDTWFSSALWPFSTMGWPEKTKELREFYPTSVLVTAFDILFFWVARMIMMGLKFMKDSPFHDVYIHALIRDEKGQKMSKSKGNVIDPLIMIDKYGTDSFRFSLAAFAAQGRDIRFSEERVEGYKHFINKLWNASRFININIEKYGFDRKLTIEEIERQLGATEPAQMQLPQRWIMSRLAFAASEVNKGLDEYRFNDAANAVYQFVWYEFCDWYIEMSKTSFEKSSGIASDTLKCLLYVLDTSLRLLHPLMPFVTEEIWNSYPHEGKTIMLTPYPDMLKQDEEAQQQMDFIINAITGIRSIRGEFNISPSKKIPVLIKTFSHTAKVNLLANKDFIVTLTKAESLEIGDSIEKTKGSVTSVKTDMEIYVPLSGLFDIDTEVDRLDKELKRVEEAIHGLNIKLSNEDFIERAPKAVVDKERLRYNEHILKRDRILENISRLKEAR
- a CDS encoding response regulator, with amino-acid sequence MGEVAESEDMQETQAVSVDKYRNLVENMRDFVVEIDTNWRIIFANHSFALNTGYSVDSLLYTDIMAYIHPDDISKCMQIVEKNELLRSSLEYRFRKNNGTYMDLATNTNILYDAEGNLTSYLMVSFDITARKQAEAQLKIEKETAEAANVAKSDFIAGISHELRTPMNGIIGMTELTLETELSSEQRRNLEMVRDSAHSLLHLLNSVLDYSKMEAGKFELDSTEFNLYDTVESALDPLGVQFQKKGIKLHCIIEPDVPVTVIGDPSRLRQIIINICGNAIKFTEKGSITLKMSKERAPVALNGTVMLSCTITDTGIGIPKSRIGAIFDSFTQADRSTARKYGGTGLGLTITKKLITLMGGTITVTSTVGVGTAFRFTIVCRAVTEHGVQLKKGLARVFSGKSVLIADSDESGREALRNMSKWCGFSVYEAESVSEMQEAFNRAAASGTPINLAIISPELRDSDGLSAVMDIKSENNRPELEIIMLNYGFSPGFAAKCAQIGVSVTLSMPVKYQAFAETTCLALSGQQSETLTAETTVTLEKHKTMKILLAEDNVVNRELAVRLMKKKGHTIVTAVTGKEALEKLSTDGFDLVFMDVQMPEMDGFEATGIIRSGKDKSINKDITIIAMTAHAMKGDRERCIEAGMNDFISKPIAASVLYEIINKYAPVETTESAGRSEAVRAVKPKLIAFDVEDSLSRLGEDVELLKKLCAAFLDDAPKQIEKLKALIRGTDARAIEAQAHTIKGMAANIGGSLVRNEALRMELAARKPDMEKVRSVFTKMELEMKDLIAAVTEYAAGK
- the nadC gene encoding carboxylating nicotinate-nucleotide diphosphorylase produces the protein MIPPSVSEFIKKALEEDIGHGDITTMCTIDEATEAEAVVFAKEDMIVAGMPFFREVFKVLDTSVTVDVLADEGTAVQKGDKIAIVRGKTVSLLTGERLALNLIQRLSGIATLTAKFVSQVKDLPVKILDTRKTTPNMRYMEKYAVTMGGGANHRFGLYDGVLIKDNHIKAAGGITKAVARAKNTPFLTKTEVEVKTLAQLDEALSCGVDAVMLDNMDIEQMKEAVGVIRAKSGSVVTEASGNVKLENVRAIAGTGVDVISTGFITHSAQAVDISMKIM
- a CDS encoding response regulator, which encodes MRILIAEDDFTSRTLLQHFLTPFGDVDVTVNGAEAVEAFMLAMDEGQGYDLICLDIMMPELDGLKALKNIRDKEKAMGITPNDEVKIIMTTALDSAKDVLDAYYRGGCNDYLTKPIDTKKLKSLMENYGFIND